One region of Mycobacterium riyadhense genomic DNA includes:
- a CDS encoding MDR/SDR family oxidoreductase produces the protein MLARVPSGWSFAEAAGVPVVFLTAWYGLADLAGLGAGESVLVHAATGGVGMAAVQLARLWGAQVFVTASRGKWDTLRAMGFDDDHIGDSRTLEFEEKFLAVTGGRGVDVVLNSLAGEFVDASLRLLAGGGRLIEMGKTDIRDPQLIAAEYPGVVYHVIDLPEVHPARIRQMLVEVMGLFGAGVLQLLPMRSWDVRHAVEAYRFVSQARHVGKVVLTMPATLTDTLAQGTVLVTGGTGMAGAVLARHVVAAYGVGHVVLASRGGDTAPGVTQVVAELEALGARVSVAGCDVADADAVAGLVAGLPQGFRRGVG, from the coding sequence ATGCTGGCTCGGGTGCCCTCGGGGTGGTCGTTTGCTGAGGCGGCGGGGGTGCCGGTGGTGTTTTTGACGGCGTGGTACGGGTTGGCGGATTTAGCGGGCCTGGGTGCGGGGGAATCGGTGTTGGTGCATGCCGCTACCGGCGGGGTGGGGATGGCCGCGGTCCAGTTGGCCCGGTTGTGGGGTGCGCAGGTGTTTGTGACCGCGAGCCGCGGTAAGTGGGACACGCTGCGCGCCATGGGGTTTGACGATGACCACATCGGTGATTCCCGCACCCTGGAGTTCGAGGAGAAGTTTTTGGCCGTCACCGGGGGCCGTGGGGTCGATGTGGTGCTCAACTCGTTGGCCGGGGAGTTCGTCGATGCCTCGTTGCGGTTGTTGGCCGGTGGTGGGCGGCTTATCGAGATGGGTAAGACCGATATCCGTGATCCACAACTGATCGCCGCCGAGTACCCCGGCGTGGTCTACCACGTGATTGATCTGCCCGAGGTCCATCCGGCGCGCATCCGCCAGATGTTGGTCGAGGTGATGGGGTTGTTTGGGGCCGGGGTGCTGCAGCTGTTGCCGATGCGTAGCTGGGATGTGCGCCATGCGGTAGAGGCTTACCGGTTTGTGAGCCAGGCGCGTCATGTCGGCAAGGTGGTGTTGACCATGCCCGCGACGTTGACCGACACCCTGGCGCAAGGCACGGTGTTGGTGACCGGGGGCACCGGGATGGCCGGTGCGGTGTTGGCCCGGCATGTGGTGGCCGCCTACGGGGTGGGTCATGTGGTGTTGGCCAGCCGGGGCGGAGACACCGCACCAGGCGTCACGCAGGTGGTGGCCGAGTTGGAAGCATTGGGGGCGCGGGTGTCGGTGGCGGGCTGTGATGTGGCCGATGCCGATGCGGTAGCGGGGTTGGTGGCCGGGTTGCCGCAGGGGTTCCGCCGTGGTGTGGGGTGA